A window from Triplophysa dalaica isolate WHDGS20190420 chromosome 3, ASM1584641v1, whole genome shotgun sequence encodes these proteins:
- the LOC130418023 gene encoding uncharacterized protein LOC130418023, with product MSSISRNLFIPEPSTSPDRAVQLAEWLKNNMWPANQVAEYMKETAIHRAHWIRANGTKSIEDITVEFPRLLDTPGMISQDFAILFPNHAERLSQTWKFSFKDKILRFASQEKKAQELLHNIDSLSPDAQSDLALRLLPVILPTPVYKNGMKMFKPSLEENIKAFIEFKHVGTNMVEYLKKAELTKPFPFVLGLGDDSQCHQAFVVVGKQALEQNTLLSAVDTCFKLFYVMDIHFPKQCSPVWEFFQTAVYKLPGTESPSVRLLRGFLSF from the exons ATGAGCAGCATTAGCAGAAACTTGTTCATTCCag AGCCAAGTACTTCACCTGACAGGGCAGTACAACTTGCAGAATGGCTCAAAAATAATATGTGGCCAGCTAACCAAGTTGCAGAGTACATGAAAGAAACCGCTATCCACAGGGCTCACTGGATAAGAGCTAACGGGACAAAATCTATTGAGGATATAACTGTTGAATTCCCTCGACTCCTGGATACTCCAGGAATG ATTTCACAAGACTTCGCTATATTATTCCCCAACCATGCGGAGAGACTTAGTCAAACTTGGAAATTTAGTTTCAAAGACAAAATCCTTCGATTTGCCAGCCAGGAGAAAAAGGCTCAGGAGCTTCTCCACAATATTGACAGTTTGTCTCCAG ATGCCCAAAGTGACCTTGCACTCAGGCTGCTTCCTGTGATACTGCCCACCCCTGTCTACAAAAACGGGATGAAAATGTTCAAACCAAGCTTGGAAGAAAATATCAAGGCTTTCATTGAATTCAAGCAT GTTGGGACCAACATGGTTGAATACTTAAAGAAGGCCGAGCTCACAAAACCCTTCCCCTTTGTCCTTGGTCTTGGGGATGACAGTCAATGCCATCAAGCCTTTGTTGTTGTTGGCAAACAGGCACTCGAGCAAAACACACTCCTTAGTGCTGTGGACACatgctttaaacttttttatgttatgGACATCCATTTCCCGAAGCAGTGCTCACCGGTGTGGGAGTTTTTCCAGACTGCTGTCTATAAACTCCCAGGAACAGAATCCCCTTCTGTGAGACTCCTCCGtggatttttgtcattttaa